Genomic segment of Geminocystis herdmanii PCC 6308:
AGATTTAGAAGAAAGGATGTTAAAACAACACAACTTGCAGGATAATGACTTAGAAGGACAATTATCGTTATTTACAGATATTTTACCTCCTCCCATGACGAAAGAAGAAAGACTGAAACAGGCATATCAAAAACAAGGCTTAAAAATTGCCTATGTAGAGAATTAATGGAGAATGGAGAATTGAAAATTGAAAATGAGGAATGAATTAATAGCCCACTCAACAAAAAAGAATATTAGTAATATAAAAAAATCAATCAATCGAGCTAATATTTATAGTTGAATTTTCACTAATAGTAATAATAGTAAAATGATTAAATTATTTACCATCGGTTTTACTCGTAAATCAGCCGAAAAATTTTTTGAAGGATTGCAAAAAGCAGGAGTCAAAAAAATTATTGATACCCGTCTGAATAATACCTCTCAATTGTCAGGATTTGCGAAACAGTCAGATTTACAGTATTTCTTGAAAAAAATTGCTCATATTGATTATGAACATAAATTATCTTTAGCACCCACAAAAGATATACTAGACTCTTATAAAAAGAAGGCTATGGCATGGGATGAATATTCTCGTCATTATTTAGATTTAATTGCACAAAGACAGGTAGAAACAACTTTAAAAGAGGAAGATTTAGATAATTGTTGTTTTTTATGCAGTGAAGATAAGCCTCATAATTGTCATCGGCGTTTAGCGGCGGAGTATCTACAGTCACAATGTCAAGATATTGAGATAATTCATTTATAACAAATTGAGATTATATGTAATAAAATAATGATATTGAGTTCTATAATATAAGTAAAATTAATTTTGATAGGTTATGAAAATAATCTGTTTAGCTAATTCTTACAAACATCACGGCAGATGTATCGCTGGTATTAACATTAATTCGGGAGAATGGATACGCCCTGTATCTAGCTTGGAAGATGGTAAATTACCCATTGACGATAGTTATCTTAAAGTCGATCGAATCTGGCTTTTAGATATTATAGACATACCCATCGATCGAAGTCAAAAATTAGGTTATGAAGTGGAAAACTATGGTTATTATCATCTGCCTTGGCAAATAACCGATAAAGCGAAAGTTATTGATTTGTTATCATACTGTGAAGATACCTTATTATATCCTGAGTTCGATCGAGCTATTCCCTATGAGTATTTAAGACAACAATCACCTTTGCGCACATTACAACTAATAGAAGTCAAATCCTTATGGTGTTATAAAGACGAAAGGAATAAAGGAAAAGGGCGTATTTTAGACGAAAAATATAATATTGCCTCTATAGAAATTAGTGTAACAGATCCTTTAATCTTGAAAAAATTAGATTATCAAGAATCCTATACTTGTCATGGGTTGATATGTCTAAGTTTAAGTCAACCTTGGCAAAAATCTCCCCAAGATGAATTAATGTGTTATCGATTAATCGCAGGAATTATCGAATTACCCTCACAATTAGAAAAGATTTTAACTCAAATGGAGAGAGTAGGATGGAGTCAATCTCAAGGAAGAAAATATTTAAGAGAAAATTTTGATAAAGAATCTCGTTATCAACTCACTTTAATAGAAGCGCAACAATTTCTTACTTATCTTGAAAATCTTTCTATCTCAAGGTAAAAAATAGATTATTTGTACTATATTTTATTAAAGGATAATCTTTTTTCATTCTCATTTATTTTCAATAACTAATATTAACTAATTGCTAATAATCTTAATAAAATAAAACTCAACACTTTATAACCTTTATAAATCAAGCTCGATCATTCTTATTCAAAATTATTAATTGTTAATTATTATTAATAGCGAATGCGAACCCCTAGCATATTTTTTTCTTAGGTTATCCCAAATTAACTTTATCATTATTATTCCTACTACTTGGACATCATAAATCATAACCTGAGATAGAACATTGAGAGATTGCTTCGTATCCTCGCCATGACAGTATAAAAAATTTAGAATTAATAGTTGTTTTCCCCCTCTCCTCTTCCTCCTCTTCCTCCTCTTCCTTCTATCCACAACTCATATTTTATGGCTCGATCGAATCTACTCTAAATGATAAGATAAGGTATCTTAAACAAAAATTAACATTCAAAAAAGATGTTAATTCTTGATTCTCATTTTCAATTCTCCATTTTCAATTCTCCATTCATTCTTCTATGGTATTTGTTAAGCGTGTAGAGTTATCCCGTTTTAAATCTTTTGGAGGTAGTAATGCCGTTCCTTTTTTGCCCGGATTTACTGTGATTTCAGGTCCAAATGGTTCAGGTAAATCTAACATATTGGATGCTTTATTATTCTGTTTAGGGTTAGCTAGTTCAAAAGGCATGAGGGCGGAAAGACTACCCGATTTGATTAATAATAGTCAAAATAACACTGGAAAAGTGATGGAAACTGTTGTTTCTGTTACTTTTGATTTAGAAAATTTAGATAGTTTAAGTAATAATTTATTAGAAGAAACTCAGGTTAATCAAACTAATAAACAATTAGAAAAATCAGAAAATTTTTATACTGAAAATGAAGCGGATAATTTCTTAGATAATGAGGAAAATAAACAAGAAGTAAAAATTAATTTAGAATCCCTCTCAGAGTTAAAAGTCACTAGACGTTTAAGAGTCACAAAAGGCGGTAGTTATGCCTCTACTTTTTATCTTAATGATAGCCCGTGTACTGCTAATGAACTCCATGAACAATTAAACCGTCTGCGTATTTATCCTGAAGGTTATAACGTGGTTTTGCAAGGAGATGTGACTCGTATTATTACTATGAATGCTAAGGAAAGACGAGGAATTATTGATGAGTTAGCAGGTGTTGCAGAATTCGATCGAAAAATTGAGCAAACCAAGACGACTCTGGAGGCGGTGAGGGAGAGAGAGGAGAAATGTCATATCATCCAAGATGAGTTGATAGAAAATAGTGCTAAGTTGAAACAGGATTCTGAGAAAGCGAGTAAATATCAAAAACTTAAGGCACAAATTCACGAGAAAAAACAATGGGAAATCGTGATTAATTGGCGTTATTTACAACAACAAAAAGAGGAGATAAAAAAGACATTATTAGACTTAGAAACTAAACAAACTCAAAAGACAGAAAACTTGAGTAAAATTGACAGTAAAATTATCACGGCTAATGAAGAATTAAAGGCATTCAATGAGGAAGTAAAAGCCTTAGGAGAAGAAGAACAAATTAATGTTGCCTCTAAGTTAGCTAGTGATAAGGCAAAACGAGAACAACTTTTAAAACGACAACAGGAATTGACTAAGTTAGATAATGACTTAGTTACTAAACACCGTGAAATTGAGCAAAAAGTTAAGAGTTATCAGCAACAGTTAACAAATTTAACCACAGAAATTGAGCAATTAGAAACTAACCTTCTTCCTCAGTTAGAAAGAGAAAAAACTGTCCTCAAAAATGAATTAGATACTTATAAAGAAGAAGCAAAACAAATTGCTTCTAAGTCTCAAGCATGGGTTGCACAACAAACCGCATTAAATCAAGAAATTACCACTATTCAAAAACAGTTAAATCCTCAGTTAACTCAACAGGCTTTGTTAACGGAAAGATGTAGTAAGTTACAGGTAACGATTAAAAATGAAAATGAGCAATTAGCAAAGTATGAGCAAGATATTAATAAAAAACTTGAGCAAGTACCCACTTTACAAAAAGAAATAGAGGACTCCGCATCGAACATACAAGTATTAGCGGAGAAACTCGCAAAAGTTGACGCAGAAATTGTCTTAAACCAAGATACAGTAAATCGTTTACAGGTTGAGCAAAGGGAGAAGCAACGGCAGTTAGACAAATTGGAGGCAACGAAACAAGCACAACAGGAGGCGCAGGGTACTTATGCCAGTAAGATTATCTTAAATTCTGACTTGCCGGGGGTATGTGGTTTGGTGGCGCAGTTGGGGGAGGTGGATTCCCGTTATCAATTAGCGTTGGAAATTTCCGCAGGAAGTCGCTTGGGGTTTATCGTGGTGGAAGATGACACCATTGCTTCTATGGGCATTAAATTACTCAAGCAACAAAAAGCAGGAAGGGCGACTTTTTTGCCCTTGAATAAAATACAGTCACCCCGTCTCAATATTCCGAGAGAGGTTGCCCAAGCTAGGGGGTTTATCGATTTAGCTGTCAATTTGGTTAAGTTTGATGCTCAATATCAAGGAATTTTTGCTTACGTTTTTGGCAATACGATCGTGTTTGAAGATTTAGACAGCGCTCGGCGGTTAATGGGACAAGGGCGCATTGTCACTTTAGATGGTGAGTTGTTGGAATCTAGTGGAGCAATGACGGGAGGTAGTGTTTCCTCTCGATCGAGCCTGAGATTTGGTAGGGTTTCGGCTACGGAAAGTAAGGACTTTGGGGAGTTAAGACGGCGGATAAGTGAAATTGAAGACATAATTATCCAGTGTACAAATAAAATATCAGAAAAAAGGCACTTAGTCAAGGGGTGGTCAGAAGAATTAAATCAAGAAAGACAAAATAGACAGAAAAAACTGCTACTTTTAGAACAATGTCAACAGGAAATTAGCCGTTTAGAACAAGATAAAGAAAAAATTATTGGTAGTAATGCTAATAATTATCAGGAGTTAGTTAAGGGTAAACAAGAGTTAACAAATATTGAACAAAATTTGCCTTTATTACAGACTCAATTAAACCAAAAACAAGAGGAATTAAAAGAGTTAGAATCTAGCTATGATAATCAGGAATGGCAAAATTTACAGCAGATTATTAGTCAGCAGGAGTTGTTATTAGAAGATAGGCAATCGATGTTAAATAAAAGTCAACAAAATTTAGATAAATTAGTCAATAATCATAGAGATTTGCAGGAAAAAATTACGGAAGCAGAAAATAATATCACTTCTTTATTGACTCAACAAAAGGAGATTAAACAGGAAGAAACTATCCTTACCCAAGACTTGAGTTCGATCGAGCTGGAAATCACTAACTATGAAACTCTTTTCCAAGAATTAGCTCATAAATTAGAGGACATTAAACAGAGAAGAAATAAACAAGAAAGCCTTGTTAAACAGTTAGAAAATGAACAACAACAACTAAAATGGTCGATCGAAAAAATAGTTTTACAACACCAAGAAGGGCAAACAAAATTAAATGAGTTAACCTTGCAAATAGATGAGATAAGCCAAGAGTTACCTAATCCTTTACCCGAAATTCCTTGGTTAGTTAATAATGCAGAAAGTGGTGATATTAATAATAAAATTACCTTCGATAGTTTGCAAGATCACCTAGAACAAATTAAACAGGAAATTCGCAAAGGAGAGAAAAAATTAGAAGCCCTTGAACCTGTTAATATGTTAGCTTTAGAACAGTATGAAAAAAATCAGGAAAGACTAGAGGAATTATCAGGAAAATTAGCAACTTTAGAGGGTGAAAGAACTGAATTATTATTAAGGGTAGAGAATTTTACTACCCTAAGATTAAGGGCTTTTAAAGAATCTTTTACTGCTGTTAATGAAAACTTTAAAACGATTTTTGCTACCCTTTCCGATGGGGATGGTTACTTAAAATTAGAAGATGAAAATAACCCTTTCAATGGTGGTTTAACTTTAGTTGCTCACCCGAAAGGAAAACCTGTACAAAGGTTAAGCTCTATGTCTGGAGGAGAAAAATCTTTAACCGCCCTTAGCTTTATTTTCGCTTTACAAAGATACCGCCCTTCTCCTTTTTATGCCTTCGATGAGGTGGATATGTTTTTAGATGGTGCTAATGTGGAAAAACTCTCAAAAATGATTCAGCAACAGGCAAAATCTGCTCAATTTATCGTGGTTAGTTTAAGAAGACCGATGATCGAAGCCGCCCAACGCACGATCGGGGTTACTCAGGCTAAGGGGGCTTATACTCAGGTATTGGGTATCAAACTTAGTTGAGTTCGATCGAGTTTTCGGCATTCTTTCAGTAAATCTGATGTTAAGAGGATATGCAATCGAACTTATTTCAAAAAAAAGCTATATCTAAATCTTTACAAATTTTCTTAGCAAGAATATCAGGAATTTCATTATGTCGGGGAATAGCCGATCGTTTATTTTGGCAAGGATTATGCCATTATGAATGATTACCTCCTTATCTTAACAATTCACATCCTTGAGATTGAAGATAACGCAAAAGCTCATTTCTTTTCATATAGTAAGAGTTTTTTTCGTTTTGATTAAAATAAGATTTTACTAGGTAACTCAAAACTATTCATATTAGTTGAAGGAATATTAAAAAAATCAAATATAGGTAATGATTGATTATTACCATATTTTAAATAATCTTTAATTGTTTCAGCCACAAATTTTGCAAGTTTAACAGGAACAGCATTACCTATAATTTGTTCTAAATTAGTCTTTGTGCCAAAAAAATTAAAATTTTCAGGGAAAGTTTGAATATAACTACGTTCTAAAGTTGTGAGAGGTCTAATTTTATCTAAATCAATATTTTGGGGATCACAATGATTTAATTTGTAACCTTTTGGAATCGGTCGATTTACGCCTCTAATAGTCGGACTAGGTTCATTTACTGAAAATATTCCTCTTCTACTATAATTTCTTGGATGACGATAATAATATTCTATCTCGATCGAATCTCCTAAATAATCTTTCACTGTCATGGGTTTTGTGAATAAATTTTCTTGAAAAATAGTGTTAAGTTGATTATGTTTATCTCCTAAATGACCTATTAAAAAAAATCTTGTTCTAGCTTGAGGTACTCCGCAAAAAGACGCATTTAAAATAACAGATGAAAGTCCATATTTTTGCGTGATAAACTGTTCAATAATATCTTTTAAAATATGAGTTTTTCTAATTTGAGTCACGTTTTCCATGACAAACCATTGAGGTTTTATCTTAGAAATTATATTCGCAAAATGATAGGTTAAATTAGCACGACCTAGAGTAATATCTCGTTTTCCTGCACTGGAAAAATCTTGACAAGGAGGTCCTCCGATAATAATATCAGGAGAAAATTTTTGAATTGTTTTAAATACCTCATTTTCATTGCTCAAGTCTTGTTCAAAAATAGGATGACTAAAGTTTGCCTGATATATTTCTATGGCAGGTTTCCAGTTATCAAATGCTCCCAATATTTCAAACCCAGCTTGTTGAAATCCTAAAGAAAAACCGCCACAACCTGCAAAAAGATCAATACATTTCATCATCTAAACAAATCTGGTGAATTGAATACAATAGCATCAAAACGTCTTTCGGGACTTAAAAGGTTTTGACTTCCTCCTAGTATTATATTTTTAATTTCATCTTTCTTAATAATCGGTTTAGTTAGACGATCGCACATCATATATTTATTAGTTATATTCCCAGAGGAAGCAAAGGCTTTATCATTTTTTGTGTTGTAAGATAAATTATCAATAATTTTTTTGTGATTAAATTTTCGATGATTTTTAAAATCTTGTAGCATTTTATATAACCAAATTGCCGTTCTCGTCTGACGATTGATACTATTCGCTGTAATTTCCCTATTGGCGATCGTAGAAATAAAATAAGTAAATCCTGCATTACTCCAGACAAAGACATCAAGACAATTTTCTGCAAGACTTGGTGATTTACCTCTAGTTTTCCAAATTGGTTGAATCAAAAAAGATTGCTGATTTTCCGCTAATTGATAGGATATTTGTTCTATACAGTCAATAATTTGATCAATTTTGCTTAAAATTAATTTTTCTTGTGACCAATCATCAATTACGATGTCAGGAATGATGTCCCCTAATTCTCCATTCAAACTCGAAATAATACTACAAGCTAAATAAACGATCGTATCAGGTCTAACAACTATTTCACTACCATAATATTCTTCTTGCAAATTACAGGTCACATTATCAGGTAAAGCCGTTAGTTTAATTTCTAAAGCGGATAAACATTGTCCATCACTTTCTTTTTGTATAACTAAATCAATTCTTGGCAGTGAACCGATTATATATTTTTGATAGGGTGTATAAGTCGATTCAAAGGCATAATAAATGTCATTATCAGTAGGTTTTAGTCCAAAAATTTCACTAATTGCGATGGTCGATTGACAAAATTTTTTCTCTTGAATACAAAGATTAATAGCATCAATATTTTTTGAGTCTAAATAGCAAGACAACGAGATAGGAAATGAAGAATTAAACTGATTTTTTCCCCAAGTTTCTTTTAATGTAAAATCTCGATTTGATTTTCTAATACCGAATAGACTAGGTTTTATTTGATTCATTTGAATAACTTTTGCTATAAAATCTTTATATTATCTTTTGAATTTTTGTATAATTAAAGTTGGGTTTCGTTACCTCTACTCAGCCTACTTTTATTATGCTCTTTCTCTCAATTTATCTAAGACAGATAATATCGCAATCCTAAATCATTGGTAAACAAACGAAGACTGATTTCTCTTTTTATTAAAGCGAGTTAGGAGGATATAATTTTTCCATTCGATCGATTGATATTCACTATTCACCCTCACATATTACCATCCAGTGATAGACACAGTATCTAACAAACTGGGGGGATTATCTTCTGTAGGAGATTGATTATTTTCTGTTTCTCTTACCTCA
This window contains:
- a CDS encoding DUF488 domain-containing protein, which translates into the protein MIKLFTIGFTRKSAEKFFEGLQKAGVKKIIDTRLNNTSQLSGFAKQSDLQYFLKKIAHIDYEHKLSLAPTKDILDSYKKKAMAWDEYSRHYLDLIAQRQVETTLKEEDLDNCCFLCSEDKPHNCHRRLAAEYLQSQCQDIEIIHL
- the smc gene encoding chromosome segregation protein SMC; the encoded protein is MVFVKRVELSRFKSFGGSNAVPFLPGFTVISGPNGSGKSNILDALLFCLGLASSKGMRAERLPDLINNSQNNTGKVMETVVSVTFDLENLDSLSNNLLEETQVNQTNKQLEKSENFYTENEADNFLDNEENKQEVKINLESLSELKVTRRLRVTKGGSYASTFYLNDSPCTANELHEQLNRLRIYPEGYNVVLQGDVTRIITMNAKERRGIIDELAGVAEFDRKIEQTKTTLEAVREREEKCHIIQDELIENSAKLKQDSEKASKYQKLKAQIHEKKQWEIVINWRYLQQQKEEIKKTLLDLETKQTQKTENLSKIDSKIITANEELKAFNEEVKALGEEEQINVASKLASDKAKREQLLKRQQELTKLDNDLVTKHREIEQKVKSYQQQLTNLTTEIEQLETNLLPQLEREKTVLKNELDTYKEEAKQIASKSQAWVAQQTALNQEITTIQKQLNPQLTQQALLTERCSKLQVTIKNENEQLAKYEQDINKKLEQVPTLQKEIEDSASNIQVLAEKLAKVDAEIVLNQDTVNRLQVEQREKQRQLDKLEATKQAQQEAQGTYASKIILNSDLPGVCGLVAQLGEVDSRYQLALEISAGSRLGFIVVEDDTIASMGIKLLKQQKAGRATFLPLNKIQSPRLNIPREVAQARGFIDLAVNLVKFDAQYQGIFAYVFGNTIVFEDLDSARRLMGQGRIVTLDGELLESSGAMTGGSVSSRSSLRFGRVSATESKDFGELRRRISEIEDIIIQCTNKISEKRHLVKGWSEELNQERQNRQKKLLLLEQCQQEISRLEQDKEKIIGSNANNYQELVKGKQELTNIEQNLPLLQTQLNQKQEELKELESSYDNQEWQNLQQIISQQELLLEDRQSMLNKSQQNLDKLVNNHRDLQEKITEAENNITSLLTQQKEIKQEETILTQDLSSIELEITNYETLFQELAHKLEDIKQRRNKQESLVKQLENEQQQLKWSIEKIVLQHQEGQTKLNELTLQIDEISQELPNPLPEIPWLVNNAESGDINNKITFDSLQDHLEQIKQEIRKGEKKLEALEPVNMLALEQYEKNQERLEELSGKLATLEGERTELLLRVENFTTLRLRAFKESFTAVNENFKTIFATLSDGDGYLKLEDENNPFNGGLTLVAHPKGKPVQRLSSMSGGEKSLTALSFIFALQRYRPSPFYAFDEVDMFLDGANVEKLSKMIQQQAKSAQFIVVSLRRPMIEAAQRTIGVTQAKGAYTQVLGIKLS
- a CDS encoding HindVP family restriction endonuclease; translation: MNQIKPSLFGIRKSNRDFTLKETWGKNQFNSSFPISLSCYLDSKNIDAINLCIQEKKFCQSTIAISEIFGLKPTDNDIYYAFESTYTPYQKYIIGSLPRIDLVIQKESDGQCLSALEIKLTALPDNVTCNLQEEYYGSEIVVRPDTIVYLACSIISSLNGELGDIIPDIVIDDWSQEKLILSKIDQIIDCIEQISYQLAENQQSFLIQPIWKTRGKSPSLAENCLDVFVWSNAGFTYFISTIANREITANSINRQTRTAIWLYKMLQDFKNHRKFNHKKIIDNLSYNTKNDKAFASSGNITNKYMMCDRLTKPIIKKDEIKNIILGGSQNLLSPERRFDAIVFNSPDLFR
- a CDS encoding dual OB domain-containing protein, which gives rise to MKIICLANSYKHHGRCIAGININSGEWIRPVSSLEDGKLPIDDSYLKVDRIWLLDIIDIPIDRSQKLGYEVENYGYYHLPWQITDKAKVIDLLSYCEDTLLYPEFDRAIPYEYLRQQSPLRTLQLIEVKSLWCYKDERNKGKGRILDEKYNIASIEISVTDPLILKKLDYQESYTCHGLICLSLSQPWQKSPQDELMCYRLIAGIIELPSQLEKILTQMERVGWSQSQGRKYLRENFDKESRYQLTLIEAQQFLTYLENLSISR
- a CDS encoding DNA cytosine methyltransferase encodes the protein MMKCIDLFAGCGGFSLGFQQAGFEILGAFDNWKPAIEIYQANFSHPIFEQDLSNENEVFKTIQKFSPDIIIGGPPCQDFSSAGKRDITLGRANLTYHFANIISKIKPQWFVMENVTQIRKTHILKDIIEQFITQKYGLSSVILNASFCGVPQARTRFFLIGHLGDKHNQLNTIFQENLFTKPMTVKDYLGDSIEIEYYYRHPRNYSRRGIFSVNEPSPTIRGVNRPIPKGYKLNHCDPQNIDLDKIRPLTTLERSYIQTFPENFNFFGTKTNLEQIIGNAVPVKLAKFVAETIKDYLKYGNNQSLPIFDFFNIPSTNMNSFELPSKILF